A single genomic interval of Arthrobacter methylotrophus harbors:
- a CDS encoding APC family permease — MSLTTGKETTEVGHPHHHRRRLGVPAVTFMIIAASAPLTVLAGGVTTTFAVTGVTGVPLSFLLLGGTLAVFAVGYAAMSRYVVNAGAFYSYVAQGISRPVGVGVSMVALMAYNLMQVGIYGLFGFTVSSLINERFGVTVPWWIPVLLCIAVVAFLGVNRVDLSAKVLGVLVGLEFLVVIVYDVVSFVVAPEGVSGAPLTPQSLFVPGVGAVLSFGIAAFMGFESAAIYSEESKDPKHTVARATYTAVAIIALFYAVSSWAMAVGTGPSAVVDASAKQGPDLMFGFLSDHAGVLLADLARLLFVTSLFAALVSFHNAAARYFFSLGREQVLPRRLGAVRRHSGAPYAGSIAQTVIAVVVTVAFAIAGTGSTLGDLYPVLTMFTWLTNDGAMGLVLLMTVVSLAVIGFFRKNRHDAGIWTRAIAPALGFLLLAVIFVLIVVNFNVLLGQNESNVLTFILPAAIIVPGLVGIVWGLRLRRSNPAVYRRIGHGEEGPAAVHLGDEEDL; from the coding sequence ATGAGTTTAACAACCGGGAAAGAGACCACTGAGGTGGGTCACCCGCATCACCATCGACGCCGTCTCGGCGTCCCGGCGGTGACCTTCATGATCATCGCAGCATCGGCACCGCTCACCGTCCTCGCTGGCGGAGTCACGACGACGTTCGCCGTCACCGGGGTCACCGGCGTACCGCTGTCCTTCCTCCTGCTCGGCGGAACCCTCGCGGTTTTCGCGGTCGGATACGCGGCGATGAGCAGGTACGTCGTGAATGCCGGCGCTTTTTATTCCTACGTGGCGCAGGGCATCTCCCGGCCCGTCGGCGTCGGGGTTTCCATGGTGGCGCTGATGGCCTACAACCTGATGCAAGTCGGCATCTACGGGCTCTTCGGCTTTACCGTCTCGAGCCTGATCAACGAACGCTTCGGCGTGACAGTCCCTTGGTGGATTCCGGTGCTACTGTGCATCGCGGTCGTCGCATTCCTCGGCGTGAACCGGGTGGACCTGTCGGCAAAGGTCCTCGGGGTGCTCGTCGGTCTGGAGTTCCTCGTAGTCATCGTCTACGACGTCGTCTCCTTCGTCGTGGCACCGGAGGGAGTCAGCGGAGCGCCGCTCACTCCGCAGAGCCTGTTTGTACCAGGCGTCGGGGCCGTCTTGTCCTTCGGTATCGCGGCGTTCATGGGATTCGAGTCGGCCGCGATCTACAGTGAGGAAAGCAAGGACCCAAAGCACACTGTCGCCCGGGCCACATACACGGCCGTCGCCATCATCGCCCTGTTCTACGCTGTTTCCTCCTGGGCCATGGCCGTTGGCACAGGACCGTCCGCGGTGGTCGATGCTTCCGCAAAACAAGGACCGGACCTGATGTTCGGCTTCCTCAGCGACCACGCCGGCGTCCTTCTCGCCGACCTGGCCCGCCTGCTCTTCGTCACCAGCCTCTTTGCAGCCCTCGTCAGCTTCCACAACGCCGCGGCCCGCTACTTCTTCTCGCTTGGCCGGGAGCAGGTCCTTCCCCGAAGGCTGGGTGCAGTACGGCGGCACAGCGGCGCACCCTACGCCGGCTCGATCGCCCAGACGGTTATCGCCGTCGTGGTCACGGTGGCCTTCGCCATCGCGGGAACCGGATCAACGCTGGGTGACCTCTACCCGGTCCTGACCATGTTCACGTGGCTGACGAATGACGGCGCCATGGGGCTTGTCCTCCTGATGACCGTTGTTTCGCTGGCGGTCATTGGGTTTTTCCGCAAGAACAGGCATGACGCCGGAATCTGGACCCGGGCAATCGCCCCTGCCTTGGGTTTCCTCCTCCTTGCCGTGATTTTCGTTCTGATCGTGGTCAACTTCAACGTCCTGCTGGGGCAAAACGAGAGCAATGTGCTGACGTTCATCCTGCCGGCCGCGATCATCGTGCCCGGCTTGGTGGGAATCGTCTGGGGCCTCCGCCTCCGCCGGAGCAATCCCGCCGTGTACCGGCGGATCGGGCACGGCGAAGAGGGTCCGGCAGCCGTCCACCTTGGGGACGAAGAAGACCTGTAG